In Antechinus flavipes isolate AdamAnt ecotype Samford, QLD, Australia chromosome 3, AdamAnt_v2, whole genome shotgun sequence, a genomic segment contains:
- the HSPB2 gene encoding heat shock protein beta-2: MSGRSVPHAHPATTEYEFANPSRLGEQRFGEGLLPEEILTPTLYHGYYVRPRAARAGESSGAGASELRLSEGKFQAFLDVSHFTPDEVTVRTVDNLLEVSARHPQRLDRHGFVSREFCRTYVLPADVDPWRIRAALSHDGILHLEAPRGGRRLDTEVNEVHVSLLPRPPDQEEEGEGDMMGL, encoded by the exons ATGTCGGGTCGCTCGGTGCCACACGCCCACCCAGCCACCACCGAGTACGAGTTCGCTAATCCGAGCCGTTTAGGCGAGCAACGATTTGGGGAAG GCCTGCTCCCGGAGGAGATCCTGACTCCCACCCTGTACCATGGCTACTACGTGCGACCGCGGGCAGCACGGGCTGGGGAAAGCAGCGGCGCGGGGGCCTCGGAGCTGCGTCTCAGCGAAGGCAAGTTCCAGGCCTTCCTGGACGTGAGCCATTTCACCCCGGATGAGGTGACAGTGAGGACCGTGGACAACCTGCTGGAGGTGTCTGCCCGGCACCCTCAGCGCTTGGATCGACATGGCTTTGTGTCTCGTGAGTTCTGTCGCACCTACGTCCTGCCTGCTGATGTGGATCCCTGGCGCATTCGGGCTGCGCTCTCCCACGATGGCATTCTCCATCTGGAGGCTCCGCGGGGAGGAAGACGGTTGGACACAGAGGTCAATGAGGTCCACGTTTCTCTGTTACCTAGGCCTCCTGAccaggaggaagaaggggagggggacaTGATGGGACTCTGA